In Stieleria varia, one genomic interval encodes:
- a CDS encoding NAD(P)/FAD-dependent oxidoreductase, translating into MPETPRRKWLVVGGGVMGLQIARDLIARGQDVTVAESAPTFGGLTSAWQLGDTVWDRFYHVTLLSDSVLRDLLTELNLEQEIEWVETKTGFYSDGKLLSMSNTMEFLRFPPLSMIERLRLGGTIFLASKIRDFRGMEKLTVEKWLRRWSGNGAFEKVWLPLLKAKLGDAYKETSAAFIWAHTQRMYKARRSGAKKEMFGYVPGGYARILDTWVTKLKEAGARMLTDHPVIKISPQDPASTSTSSGRLLVDFGSDRVESFDNVVNTIASPLIAGQCDELTDDEKAKLRAIKYLGVVCASMLLRKPISPYYVTNITDTWVPLTAVIEMSTIVNSETQLGGNHLVYLPKYMTDDHEGLREPDEDYKERCLSTLEKMYGHFSRDNVLDFKVARAKYVAALSTLNYSTKLPPIVTSVPGFYALNSAHILEGNLNVNETLLLGQNKMADEVWPDFLARV; encoded by the coding sequence GTGCCAGAGACTCCTCGCAGGAAATGGCTTGTCGTCGGCGGCGGCGTCATGGGGCTGCAGATCGCACGGGATCTGATCGCCCGAGGCCAAGATGTCACCGTCGCCGAATCCGCGCCCACGTTCGGCGGTTTGACCAGCGCATGGCAACTGGGCGATACCGTTTGGGATCGCTTTTATCACGTCACACTGTTGAGCGACTCTGTTCTGCGTGACTTGCTCACCGAGTTGAACCTCGAACAAGAAATCGAGTGGGTCGAAACCAAGACCGGTTTCTATTCCGATGGCAAACTGCTCTCGATGAGCAACACGATGGAATTCCTGCGGTTCCCTCCGCTCTCCATGATCGAGCGTTTGCGGCTGGGTGGCACCATTTTTCTCGCCTCCAAAATCCGCGACTTTCGCGGCATGGAAAAGTTGACCGTCGAAAAATGGTTGCGTCGCTGGTCAGGTAATGGGGCGTTCGAAAAAGTCTGGCTGCCCCTGCTAAAAGCCAAATTGGGCGACGCGTACAAGGAAACGTCTGCGGCATTCATCTGGGCGCATACCCAGCGGATGTACAAAGCTCGCCGTAGCGGTGCCAAGAAAGAAATGTTCGGATACGTTCCCGGTGGCTACGCCCGAATCTTGGACACCTGGGTGACCAAGCTCAAAGAGGCCGGTGCTCGTATGTTGACCGATCACCCGGTCATCAAAATCAGCCCACAAGATCCCGCGTCAACAAGCACCTCGTCGGGACGTCTGCTCGTGGACTTTGGCAGTGACCGTGTCGAATCCTTTGACAATGTCGTCAATACCATCGCGTCGCCGTTGATCGCCGGCCAGTGCGATGAACTGACCGATGATGAGAAAGCCAAACTGCGTGCGATCAAGTATTTGGGCGTGGTGTGTGCGTCCATGCTATTGCGCAAGCCGATCAGCCCGTATTACGTCACCAACATCACGGACACTTGGGTTCCATTGACGGCTGTGATTGAAATGTCGACCATCGTCAATTCGGAAACCCAGCTCGGCGGCAACCATTTGGTGTACTTACCCAAGTACATGACCGACGACCACGAGGGGCTGCGTGAGCCTGACGAGGACTACAAAGAGCGTTGTCTGTCCACGTTGGAAAAAATGTATGGTCACTTTTCCAGAGACAACGTCTTGGATTTCAAGGTGGCCCGGGCGAAGTACGTTGCGGCGCTCTCCACGCTGAACTACAGCACCAAGTTGCCACCGATCGTGACAAGTGTGCCTGGATTCTACGCGTTGAATTCGGCCCACATTCTGGAAGGCAACCTCAACGTCAATGAAACACTCTTGCTGGGCCAAAACAAAATGGCCGACGAAGTCTGGCCGGATTTCCTGGCACGTGTCTGA